A single Brachybacterium sillae DNA region contains:
- a CDS encoding D-arabinono-1,4-lactone oxidase: MTTLPTRNWSGAVALRPAETILAASERDVLDALAAARRHGHPLRVIGGGHSFTPLAAADGILLSLDRQQGVVRVDAETGEVTLRAGTRLWQLRQLLEPFGLALANMGDIDKQSVGGAIATSTHGTGAAFTGYAAMVTGLRIALADGSIVDLSAQQEPELFEAARVNLGALGVVLEVTMRMVPRFRLALREETRPLRETVGGFLADCDRDDHREFYWFVGTDRTTVRITDRVPASTPRSRPHPVAEFLSREVLANGVWELACRAGSALPAARGPVAEIGSRLFAGAPFTDDSPRVFTAPCRVRFHESEWAIPAERFQEAFTALRERLAAERMRVTFPIEVRRVAADDVWLSTAHGRESVYIAAHQYYRQDATEYLRLVQEVMTSFEGRPHWGKMHWLRAEQLRPLYPRFDDFLTQRDRVDPDGVFLTPYLRSLLGR, encoded by the coding sequence ATGACCACCCTCCCCACCCGCAACTGGTCCGGCGCCGTCGCACTGCGCCCGGCCGAGACGATCCTCGCGGCCTCGGAACGCGACGTCCTCGACGCCCTCGCCGCCGCCCGCCGACACGGCCACCCCCTGCGGGTCATCGGCGGTGGCCACTCCTTCACGCCACTGGCCGCGGCGGACGGGATCCTGCTGTCGCTGGACCGTCAACAGGGCGTGGTGCGGGTCGACGCGGAGACGGGGGAGGTCACGCTCCGTGCCGGTACCCGCCTGTGGCAGCTGCGCCAGCTGCTGGAGCCGTTCGGGCTGGCGCTGGCGAACATGGGGGACATCGACAAACAGTCCGTCGGCGGTGCGATCGCCACCTCCACCCACGGCACCGGCGCCGCCTTCACCGGATACGCAGCGATGGTCACCGGCCTGCGGATCGCCCTCGCCGACGGCAGCATCGTCGACCTGTCCGCCCAGCAGGAGCCCGAACTGTTCGAGGCCGCCCGCGTGAACCTGGGGGCGCTCGGGGTGGTGCTCGAGGTGACGATGCGGATGGTGCCGCGATTCCGCCTCGCCCTGCGGGAGGAGACCCGACCGCTGAGAGAGACGGTCGGTGGTTTCCTCGCCGACTGTGACCGCGACGACCACCGCGAGTTCTACTGGTTCGTCGGCACCGACCGCACCACCGTCCGGATCACCGACCGGGTGCCCGCATCGACCCCCCGCTCCCGCCCCCACCCGGTGGCGGAGTTTTTGAGCCGGGAGGTCCTCGCCAACGGGGTGTGGGAACTGGCGTGCCGGGCCGGTTCCGCGCTGCCCGCGGCCCGCGGGCCCGTGGCCGAGATCGGTTCGCGCCTGTTCGCCGGGGCCCCCTTCACGGATGATTCGCCGCGAGTGTTCACCGCCCCTTGCCGCGTGCGGTTCCACGAGTCCGAGTGGGCGATCCCCGCGGAACGGTTCCAGGAGGCCTTCACCGCACTGCGGGAGCGTCTCGCCGCGGAGCGGATGCGCGTGACCTTCCCGATCGAGGTGCGCCGTGTCGCCGCCGACGATGTGTGGCTGTCCACCGCCCACGGCCGGGAGAGCGTCTACATCGCCGCGCACCAGTACTACCGGCAGGATGCCACCGAGTACCTGCGCTTGGTGCAGGAGGTCATGACGTCGTTCGAGGGCCGCCCGCACTGGGGGAAGATGCACTGGTTGCGGGCCGAGCAGCTGCGGCCGCTGTATCCGAGGTTCGATGACTTCCTCACCCAGCGGGACCGGGTCGATCCCGACGGCGTGTTCCTCACCCCGTACCTGCGCAGCCTCCTCGGTCGCTGA
- a CDS encoding inositol monophosphatase family protein — translation MSTPAPSQILDACAEAAALASDHLRTVDTRGLAREEKTGFQDIVTEHDRACEGMIVARLRDLLPQARIVGEEGGARDAADQDRGAASGLTLFVDPIDGTSNFAAGLPLFCVSIGAAVDGQLVAGVVDAPLLGQVFTADDGPTRLNGRDLPPRPTRPAHQAMVLSDFPSARDLRSIPEVARQWLPRLRTEHSAVRGLGTAALELAWVAAGWADATALTSIKPWDVAAGFHLVRQAGGSVRTWPGTGNPSAPDHERPAYVACTGPERLPLLDELQEDVQAARQVTS, via the coding sequence ATGAGCACCCCCGCCCCGTCCCAGATCCTCGACGCCTGCGCGGAGGCCGCCGCGCTCGCCTCAGATCACCTGCGCACCGTCGACACCCGCGGCCTCGCCCGTGAGGAGAAGACCGGGTTCCAGGACATCGTCACCGAGCATGACCGCGCCTGCGAGGGGATGATCGTCGCCCGGTTGCGTGACCTGCTGCCCCAGGCGCGGATCGTGGGGGAGGAGGGTGGCGCCCGTGACGCCGCCGACCAGGACCGCGGCGCCGCCTCGGGGCTGACCCTCTTCGTCGACCCGATCGACGGCACGAGTAATTTCGCCGCCGGGCTGCCGCTGTTCTGCGTGAGCATCGGCGCGGCCGTCGACGGACAGCTGGTGGCCGGCGTGGTCGATGCCCCTCTGCTGGGGCAGGTGTTCACCGCCGACGACGGACCCACGCGCCTGAACGGCCGCGACCTGCCGCCACGACCGACCCGCCCGGCGCACCAGGCGATGGTGCTCAGCGACTTCCCCTCTGCTCGGGATCTGCGCAGCATCCCGGAGGTCGCGCGACAGTGGCTCCCGCGGCTGCGCACCGAGCATTCCGCCGTGAGGGGTCTCGGCACGGCGGCCCTGGAACTCGCGTGGGTCGCCGCCGGATGGGCCGACGCCACCGCGCTCACCTCGATCAAGCCGTGGGACGTCGCGGCCGGGTTCCACCTGGTGCGGCAGGCCGGTGGCAGCGTGCGCACCTGGCCGGGCACCGGTAACCCCTCAGCCCCCGACCATGAGCGCCCCGCCTATGTGGCCTGCACCGGGCCCGAGCGGCTTCCGCTGCTGGATGAGCTGCAGGAGGACGTGCAGGCCGCCCGGCAGGTCACGAGCTGA
- a CDS encoding glutaminyl-peptide cyclotransferase — translation MIGSLDGATAWSVAPEDESVDPLPSTGVVWGMCMVDGAILAVPDGSSTLHLVDPTTGDVSRSWDLSDIAELERRTQTPKGSGDHRRALNGIATDGEDPGLVWVTGKQWRSAYLVRLPSD, via the coding sequence ATGATCGGTAGCCTCGACGGCGCTACGGCCTGGAGCGTTGCACCGGAAGACGAGTCCGTCGATCCCCTCCCCAGCACGGGCGTGGTCTGGGGGATGTGCATGGTGGACGGGGCGATCCTGGCCGTGCCTGACGGTTCCTCCACCCTGCACCTCGTCGATCCGACCACCGGGGATGTCTCTCGTTCGTGGGACCTCTCCGACATCGCTGAACTCGAACGGCGCACACAGACCCCGAAGGGGTCCGGTGACCACCGTCGTGCGCTCAACGGCATCGCCACCGATGGCGAGGACCCCGGCTTGGTATGGGTCACCGGCAAGCAGTGGCGATCCGCATATCTCGTTCGACTGCCGAGCGATTGA
- a CDS encoding Txe/YoeB family addiction module toxin codes for MVLVWDEAAWEDYLWWQTEDRRTLKRINQLIKDISRNGNEGIGKPEALKHGLSGYWSRRITDEHRLVYKVVQNEIRIASCRYHYGP; via the coding sequence GTGGTCCTCGTCTGGGATGAGGCGGCCTGGGAGGACTACCTGTGGTGGCAGACCGAGGATCGTCGCACTCTCAAGCGCATCAACCAACTCATCAAGGACATCTCCCGCAACGGAAATGAGGGCATCGGAAAACCCGAGGCACTGAAGCACGGACTTTCCGGCTACTGGTCGAGACGCATCACCGACGAGCACCGACTGGTCTACAAGGTCGTCCAGAATGAGATCCGCATCGCCAGCTGCCGCTATCACTACGGGCCGTGA
- a CDS encoding type II toxin-antitoxin system Phd/YefM family antitoxin, whose product MKTMSYTESRANYAQVLDDVVNNREETIITRAGHEPVVLVSLADYESLRETAYLLRSPTNARRLLDSIENLERGGGTRHGLIEE is encoded by the coding sequence GTGAAGACCATGAGCTACACGGAGTCTCGCGCGAACTATGCGCAGGTGCTCGATGATGTCGTGAACAATCGGGAGGAGACCATCATCACGCGCGCCGGCCATGAGCCCGTCGTGCTCGTCTCCCTGGCGGACTATGAGTCCTTGCGAGAGACCGCTTACCTTCTCCGCTCCCCCACCAACGCGCGTCGACTCCTGGACTCCATCGAGAACCTGGAGCGCGGTGGCGGAACCCGTCACGGCCTCATCGAGGAGTGA
- a CDS encoding O-acetylhomoserine aminocarboxypropyltransferase/cysteine synthase family protein, with amino-acid sequence MRSAWDFATRQIHAGSEQPHTFGATALPIVQTTSYDFPSSQVAADRFALADLDPLYTRIGNPTQDVVERKIASLEGGVGALLLASGQAAVSFAILNLAGAGDHVVVSASLYGGTQNLFKHTLAKVGIETTFVQDPDDLDAWRGAVRPTTKAFFGETLGNPRGDVLDVPGISRIAHEVGVPLIVDNTLATPYLLQPIEHGADVVVHSATKYLGGHGTSIAGVIVDSGRFDYGAHPERFPGFTEPDTSYNGLVYARDLGADGPLGANLSYILKARVQLLRDYGSAISPFNAFLVNLGLETLSLRMERHVSNARRVVEFLEGHAQVESVAHPSASTSPWRERAATLLPRGAGAIVAFEIAGGRDAGARFVDALQLHHHVANVGDVRSLVIHPASTTHSQLTEDEQRAAGVTPGLVRLSVGIEAIDDILADLERGFAAAAG; translated from the coding sequence ATCCGCTCCGCCTGGGATTTCGCGACCCGCCAGATCCACGCCGGTTCCGAGCAGCCGCACACCTTCGGGGCGACGGCACTGCCGATCGTGCAGACCACATCCTACGACTTCCCCAGTTCGCAGGTCGCGGCCGACCGGTTCGCCCTGGCCGACCTCGACCCCCTGTACACCCGCATCGGCAACCCCACCCAGGATGTGGTGGAGCGGAAGATCGCGTCGCTGGAGGGCGGGGTCGGCGCGCTGCTGCTCGCCTCCGGTCAGGCCGCGGTGTCCTTCGCGATCCTGAACCTCGCCGGGGCCGGTGATCATGTCGTCGTCTCGGCCTCCCTGTACGGCGGCACCCAGAACCTGTTCAAGCACACCCTGGCGAAGGTCGGGATCGAGACCACCTTCGTGCAGGATCCCGACGACCTCGACGCCTGGCGCGGTGCCGTGCGGCCCACCACGAAGGCGTTCTTCGGGGAGACCCTCGGCAACCCCCGCGGGGATGTGCTCGACGTGCCGGGGATCTCCCGAATCGCCCACGAGGTCGGCGTGCCGCTGATCGTCGACAACACCCTCGCCACCCCGTACCTGCTGCAACCGATCGAGCACGGTGCCGACGTGGTCGTCCATTCCGCCACCAAGTACCTCGGGGGCCACGGCACCTCCATCGCCGGGGTGATCGTCGACTCCGGCCGCTTCGACTACGGCGCCCACCCGGAGCGGTTCCCCGGTTTCACCGAACCGGACACCTCCTACAACGGCCTCGTGTATGCGCGGGATCTGGGGGCGGACGGGCCGCTGGGGGCGAATCTGTCGTACATCCTCAAGGCGCGGGTGCAGCTGCTGCGGGACTACGGCTCCGCGATCTCCCCGTTCAACGCGTTCCTGGTGAACCTGGGGCTCGAGACGCTGTCGCTGCGGATGGAACGGCATGTGTCCAACGCCCGCCGCGTGGTCGAGTTCCTGGAGGGGCACGCGCAGGTGGAGTCGGTGGCGCACCCCTCGGCGTCGACCAGCCCGTGGCGTGAGCGTGCCGCGACGCTGCTGCCCCGGGGCGCGGGTGCGATCGTAGCGTTCGAGATCGCCGGGGGCCGTGACGCCGGGGCCCGCTTCGTCGACGCCCTGCAGCTGCACCACCACGTGGCGAACGTCGGCGATGTGCGGTCGTTGGTGATCCACCCGGCGTCGACCACGCACTCGCAGCTCACCGAGGACGAGCAGCGCGCCGCCGGAGTCACCCCCGGTCTGGTGCGGCTGTCCGTCGGCATCGAGGCGATCGACGACATCCTGGCCGACCTGGAACGGGGCTTCGCCGCGGCGGCGGGGTGA
- a CDS encoding alpha/beta fold hydrolase, with product MTRSVVLIHAVRSSPTMWEGQERRLRDRRFHVEAPSLPGHGERPGEQFTPEGALATIGTAVARCPEPPVLVGLSLGGYLTLHWAAQSPGRLHAVVAADCTIVPGPALAGAYGAWLLAKDLLPRDSDARSHRTFARVNSRKAAERYYGGGRAHGVVRGVTRMVGGIDLLADIAAIDMPITFVNGEHDPFRRHEQRCQAAAREGRLRILEDAGHIANLNRPKRFTRIIVDAARAT from the coding sequence ATGACCCGCTCCGTCGTCCTCATCCACGCCGTGCGCTCCTCCCCGACGATGTGGGAGGGGCAGGAACGCCGTCTGCGGGACCGCCGGTTCCATGTGGAGGCCCCCAGCCTCCCCGGTCACGGCGAGCGGCCCGGGGAGCAGTTCACCCCGGAGGGTGCGCTGGCGACGATCGGTACGGCCGTCGCCCGGTGCCCGGAGCCGCCGGTCCTCGTCGGTCTGTCGCTCGGCGGCTACCTCACGCTCCATTGGGCTGCGCAGTCACCCGGGCGGCTGCATGCGGTGGTCGCCGCCGACTGCACAATCGTGCCCGGCCCGGCCCTCGCGGGCGCCTACGGGGCGTGGCTGCTGGCGAAGGACCTGCTGCCGCGGGACTCCGACGCCCGCTCCCACCGCACCTTCGCGCGAGTGAACTCCCGCAAGGCCGCCGAGCGGTACTACGGAGGGGGTCGTGCCCACGGGGTGGTGCGGGGTGTCACCCGCATGGTCGGGGGCATCGACCTGCTGGCCGACATCGCCGCGATCGACATGCCGATCACCTTCGTCAACGGTGAGCACGACCCGTTCCGCCGTCACGAGCAGCGCTGCCAGGCCGCGGCGCGGGAGGGTCGGCTGCGGATCCTCGAGGACGCCGGTCACATTGCGAACCTCAACCGGCCCAAGCGCTTCACCCGCATCATCGTCGACGCCGCCCGCGCCACCTGA
- a CDS encoding class I SAM-dependent methyltransferase, protein MSTSPPDTPPATSETPEDRFSAAHWDARYAGTAIWSGAPNTSLTTEVSALRPGRALDVGCGEGADAVWLAAQGWEVTALDISRRAVERAENAAEAAGVTLHTLVAPFLEADLPPEGFDLVSAMYPVIPREQSAAALHRLAGLVAPGGTLLFVHHDLAADDEHHHHVLREIVTDPAEVRAVLDESWVIDTEERRERHVPTGQGAGHRWDLVLRTRRR, encoded by the coding sequence ATGTCGACCTCTCCCCCGGACACCCCGCCCGCCACTTCCGAGACGCCCGAGGATCGGTTCTCCGCCGCCCATTGGGACGCCCGGTACGCCGGGACCGCCATCTGGAGCGGCGCCCCGAATACTTCGCTGACCACCGAGGTCTCCGCCCTTCGCCCTGGCCGCGCTCTCGACGTGGGCTGCGGTGAGGGTGCCGACGCGGTCTGGCTCGCCGCCCAGGGGTGGGAGGTGACGGCCCTGGACATCTCCCGCCGTGCCGTGGAGCGTGCCGAGAACGCCGCCGAGGCGGCCGGTGTCACCCTCCACACCCTCGTGGCCCCGTTCCTGGAGGCGGACCTTCCCCCTGAGGGATTCGACCTCGTCTCGGCGATGTACCCGGTGATCCCCCGGGAGCAGAGTGCCGCAGCGCTCCACCGTCTGGCCGGTCTGGTGGCACCCGGCGGGACCCTCCTGTTCGTCCACCACGACCTCGCCGCCGACGACGAGCATCATCACCACGTCCTGCGGGAGATCGTCACCGATCCCGCCGAGGTGCGCGCCGTCCTGGATGAGAGTTGGGTCATCGACACGGAGGAACGCCGCGAACGCCATGTCCCCACCGGGCAGGGCGCCGGGCATCGCTGGGACCTGGTGCTGCGCACCCGGCGACGCTGA
- a CDS encoding LysR substrate-binding domain-containing protein, whose translation MSHPVLRVGFVPGVEPDRFLRRWRTGRRPARLELLPVAWSRQEEALVGGEVDMVFARLPLNSPEPLHVVPLWEERPVVVVARDNVLTVLDDLGADDLTEEVEIPAQSLDDAADRIAVVATGVGYAPMPMSLARLHHRKDTEHRVLRDAKPTRVALVWPREADDPIRQEFVGVVRGRTARSSRS comes from the coding sequence ATGTCCCACCCTGTGCTGCGCGTCGGCTTCGTGCCCGGTGTCGAACCCGACCGGTTCCTGCGACGCTGGCGCACGGGACGCCGACCGGCCCGTCTGGAGCTGTTGCCGGTGGCGTGGAGCCGCCAGGAGGAGGCCCTCGTCGGCGGGGAGGTCGACATGGTCTTCGCGCGCCTGCCCCTGAACAGCCCCGAGCCCCTGCATGTGGTGCCGTTGTGGGAGGAGCGGCCCGTGGTGGTCGTCGCCCGAGACAACGTGCTGACCGTCCTCGATGACCTCGGTGCGGATGACCTCACCGAGGAGGTCGAGATCCCCGCCCAGTCCCTCGATGACGCCGCGGACCGCATCGCCGTGGTCGCCACCGGCGTCGGGTATGCGCCGATGCCGATGTCGCTGGCGCGGCTGCACCACCGCAAGGACACCGAGCATCGGGTGCTGCGCGACGCGAAACCGACCCGCGTCGCCCTGGTGTGGCCTCGGGAGGCCGACGACCCGATCCGGCAGGAGTTCGTCGGGGTGGTGCGGGGTCGCACGGCCCGCTCCTCCCGCAGCTGA
- a CDS encoding uroporphyrinogen-III synthase has protein sequence MSPDAPRLALAGLRIGVTSHRRAEDLITALERQGAEVLHAATMQIVPVEDDAELIAETERMLAADPRVLLVTTGQGFRDWLAALPSPLRDRTEVQIRSSRLFCRGAKARGAVAGAGFGSWPAAPGETTQSLVDLALQAGVAHEPVALQRHGWLDPVQVERLRAAGCSLHVVQPYRWVPGPDPAAVDALIDEVLADRLDALTFTAAPAVDALGEAADRRGLRGDLLEALRSGRCRAVAVGHVTAQPLQAAGITPITPERERMGAMVKRMIEVLGAPG, from the coding sequence ATGAGCCCCGACGCCCCACGCCTCGCCCTCGCCGGTCTGCGCATCGGTGTCACCAGCCACCGTCGTGCCGAGGACCTCATCACCGCTCTGGAACGGCAGGGTGCGGAGGTGCTGCACGCCGCCACCATGCAGATCGTCCCGGTCGAGGACGATGCCGAGCTGATCGCCGAGACGGAGCGGATGCTCGCCGCCGATCCCCGTGTGCTGCTGGTGACCACCGGCCAGGGGTTCCGCGACTGGCTGGCCGCTCTGCCGTCTCCGCTGCGGGACCGCACCGAGGTGCAGATCCGCAGCAGCCGCCTGTTCTGCCGCGGGGCGAAGGCCCGCGGCGCGGTCGCCGGTGCCGGTTTCGGTTCCTGGCCCGCCGCACCGGGGGAGACCACACAGTCGCTGGTGGACCTGGCGCTCCAGGCCGGGGTGGCGCACGAGCCCGTCGCCCTGCAGCGCCACGGGTGGCTCGACCCGGTGCAGGTGGAGCGGTTGCGGGCGGCAGGCTGCAGCCTGCACGTCGTCCAGCCGTACCGGTGGGTGCCCGGCCCGGACCCGGCGGCTGTCGACGCCCTGATCGACGAGGTGCTCGCAGACCGTCTCGATGCCCTCACCTTCACCGCCGCCCCCGCCGTGGACGCCCTGGGGGAGGCGGCGGATCGTCGCGGGCTGCGCGGGGACCTGCTCGAGGCTTTGCGTTCCGGCCGCTGCCGGGCGGTCGCGGTGGGCCATGTCACCGCTCAGCCGCTGCAGGCCGCCGGTATCACCCCGATCACCCCGGAGCGGGAGCGCATGGGGGCGATGGTGAAGCGCATGATCGAGGTGCTCGGCGCCCCGGGGTGA
- a CDS encoding S-ribosylhomocysteine lyase: protein MTDRMNVESFNLDHRAVRAPYVRIADRKQLTGGDVLTKIDVRFTQPNTAHLESETVHSLEHLMAELLRNHTDAVIDVSPMGCRTGFYALLLGEVTTEDFAPLLEATLRDVLDATEVPAANEVQCGWGAHHTLEGAQAAAREFLAQRDQWLEVFPADN from the coding sequence ATGACCGACCGCATGAACGTCGAGAGCTTCAACCTCGACCACCGCGCCGTGCGCGCCCCGTACGTGCGGATCGCCGACCGCAAGCAGCTGACCGGCGGGGACGTGCTCACCAAGATCGACGTCCGTTTCACCCAGCCGAATACCGCGCATCTGGAGTCCGAGACGGTGCATTCGCTGGAGCATCTGATGGCGGAGCTGCTGCGCAACCACACCGACGCCGTCATCGACGTCTCGCCGATGGGGTGCCGCACCGGGTTCTACGCGCTGCTGCTGGGTGAGGTGACCACGGAGGATTTCGCCCCGCTGCTGGAGGCGACGCTGCGGGACGTGCTCGATGCCACCGAGGTGCCCGCCGCGAACGAGGTGCAGTGCGGCTGGGGCGCCCACCACACCCTGGAGGGGGCGCAGGCCGCCGCGCGTGAGTTCCTCGCCCAGCGTGACCAGTGGCTCGAGGTGTTCCCCGCAGACAACTGA
- the malQ gene encoding 4-alpha-glucanotransferase, producing MSVDPRALRDLARDLGVGTDYWGWDGTRKEVSEQTLLKVLAALGHDVRDSTDITRIRTERHREAWLRTLPEITVSRQDRESTLPVHVPHGSAVTVHVVWEDGTRADLQQVQDDTPPQEVEGAWFGQASFRLPVGMPLGWHRVVARTERGDVEADLVVTPARLTTVEALGAHRAMGVQAQLYSVRSRRSWGLGDLGDLRDLATLTGAHHDADFLLVNPLHASYPAPPVEPSPYLPVTRRFTDPIYLRIEDVPEYRDLPEFARQRFGLLAEEARAANADGRLLERDPVLEAKRAALEELYARGMDPAREALFEAYRRREGKGLEDFATWCTVAEGLRVTDPASLRDLEDAVVDAARRDHPERIRYHAWVQFLLDEQMRGAQAAARAAGMRIGIMHDLAVGVEQTSADAWMLRGALVQGVGVGAPPDQYNQQGQNWDQPPWHPEGLRRAGYRPWRDMLRSLMRHAGALRIDHVLGLFRLWWIPEGNSPTDGTYVYGDHAAMVGILALEAQRSGTIVIGEDLGTFEPWVREYLADRGILGTSILWFENDSEGRPLPPSQYRRLCLASVNTHDLPPTAGYLAGDHVRVRHELGLLERDVEEEAAADRAAQERMLDAVRAEGLLTDGAGEEETIIALHRHLAAAPSLLLGVSLVDCVGERRMQNQPGTDEEYPNWRIPLGDSGGRPVMLEDLAADERTARLLGAVRQEISAAEAARG from the coding sequence ATGTCTGTGGATCCCCGCGCCCTGCGTGACCTCGCCCGCGACCTCGGAGTCGGCACCGACTACTGGGGCTGGGACGGCACCCGCAAGGAGGTGTCGGAGCAGACGCTGCTGAAGGTGCTGGCCGCTCTGGGCCATGACGTGCGCGACTCCACCGACATCACCCGCATCCGCACCGAGCGGCACCGCGAAGCCTGGCTGCGCACTCTGCCGGAGATCACGGTGTCGCGGCAGGACCGCGAGAGCACCCTCCCCGTGCACGTGCCCCACGGCAGCGCCGTGACGGTGCACGTGGTGTGGGAGGACGGGACCCGGGCCGACCTGCAGCAGGTGCAGGACGACACCCCGCCGCAGGAGGTCGAGGGCGCCTGGTTCGGACAGGCGTCGTTCCGCCTGCCGGTGGGGATGCCGCTGGGCTGGCACCGGGTGGTGGCCCGCACCGAGCGCGGTGACGTGGAGGCCGACCTGGTGGTGACGCCGGCGCGGCTGACCACGGTGGAGGCGCTCGGTGCGCACCGCGCGATGGGGGTGCAGGCGCAGCTGTACTCGGTGCGGTCGCGACGCTCCTGGGGGCTGGGCGACCTCGGGGATCTGCGCGACCTCGCCACCCTCACCGGTGCCCATCACGACGCGGACTTCCTGTTGGTGAATCCGCTGCACGCCTCCTACCCGGCACCGCCGGTGGAGCCCTCCCCGTACCTGCCGGTGACCCGGCGGTTCACCGACCCGATCTACCTGCGCATCGAGGATGTCCCGGAGTACCGGGACCTGCCGGAGTTCGCCCGGCAGCGGTTCGGTCTGCTGGCCGAGGAGGCCCGCGCCGCGAACGCGGACGGCCGGCTGCTGGAGCGCGATCCGGTGCTGGAGGCGAAGCGCGCCGCCCTGGAGGAGCTGTACGCACGGGGGATGGACCCGGCACGGGAGGCCCTGTTCGAGGCCTACCGCCGACGCGAGGGGAAGGGCCTGGAGGACTTCGCCACCTGGTGCACCGTCGCCGAGGGGCTGCGGGTGACGGACCCGGCATCGCTGCGCGACCTGGAGGATGCGGTCGTCGATGCCGCCCGGCGCGACCACCCGGAGCGGATCCGCTACCACGCGTGGGTGCAGTTCCTCCTGGATGAGCAGATGCGCGGGGCGCAGGCGGCCGCGCGGGCCGCCGGCATGCGGATCGGCATCATGCATGACCTCGCCGTCGGGGTGGAGCAGACCAGCGCCGATGCGTGGATGCTGCGCGGCGCCCTGGTGCAGGGCGTCGGCGTCGGCGCCCCGCCGGACCAGTACAACCAGCAGGGCCAGAACTGGGACCAGCCGCCGTGGCATCCCGAGGGTCTGCGCCGCGCCGGGTACCGGCCGTGGCGGGACATGCTGCGCTCCCTGATGCGGCATGCGGGGGCGCTGCGGATCGACCATGTGCTGGGGTTGTTCCGTCTGTGGTGGATCCCGGAGGGCAACTCGCCCACCGACGGCACCTACGTGTACGGCGACCATGCGGCGATGGTGGGGATCCTCGCGCTGGAGGCGCAGCGCTCCGGCACCATCGTCATCGGTGAGGACCTCGGCACCTTCGAGCCGTGGGTGCGGGAGTACCTCGCGGACCGCGGGATCCTCGGCACGTCGATCCTGTGGTTCGAGAACGACTCCGAGGGGCGGCCGCTGCCTCCGTCGCAGTACCGCCGACTGTGCCTGGCGAGCGTGAACACCCACGATCTGCCGCCGACCGCCGGATACCTGGCCGGGGACCATGTGCGGGTGCGGCACGAGCTGGGACTCCTGGAACGGGACGTCGAGGAGGAGGCCGCCGCCGATCGCGCCGCCCAGGAGCGCATGCTCGACGCGGTGCGGGCCGAGGGTCTGCTGACCGACGGCGCCGGCGAGGAGGAGACCATCATCGCGTTGCACCGGCATCTGGCCGCCGCCCCGTCCCTGCTGCTCGGGGTGTCGCTGGTGGACTGCGTCGGTGAGCGGCGGATGCAGAACCAGCCGGGCACCGACGAGGAGTACCCGAACTGGCGCATCCCCCTCGGGGACAGCGGCGGCCGCCCGGTGATGCTGGAGGACCTCGCCGCCGATGAGCGCACCGCCCGGCTGCTCGGCGCGGTACGGCAGGAGATCAGCGCCGCGGAGGCCGCCCGGGGTTGA